Proteins encoded by one window of Pan troglodytes isolate AG18354 chromosome 16, NHGRI_mPanTro3-v2.0_pri, whole genome shotgun sequence:
- the SLTM gene encoding SAFB-like transcription modulator isoform X13 — protein sequence MAIEEEGGDPDNIELTVSTDTPNKKPTKGKGKKHEADELSGDASVEDDAFIKEIEAQEGEDDTFLTAQDGEEEENEKDIAGSGDGTQEVSKPLPSEGSLAEADHTAHEEMEAHTTVKEAEDDNISVTIQAEDAITLDFDGDDLLETGKNVKITDSEASKPKDGQDAIAQSPEKESKDYEMNANHKDGKKEDCVKGDPVEKEARESSKKAESGDKEKDTLKKGPSSTGASGQAKSSSKESKDSKTSSKDDKGSTSSTSGSSGSSTKNIWVSGLSSNTKAADLKNLFGKYGKVLSAKVVTNARSPGAKCYGIVTMSSSTEVSRCIAHLHRTELHGQLISVEKVKGDPSKKEMKKENDEKSSSRSSGDKKNTSDRSSKTQASVKKEEKRSSEKSEKKESKDTKKIEGKDEKNDNGASGQTSESIKKSEEKKRISSKSPGHMVILDQTKGDHCRPSRRGRYEKIHGRSKEKERASLDKKRDKDYRRKEILPFEKMKEQRLREHLVRFERLRRAMELRRRREIAERERRERERIRIIREREERERLQRERERLEIERQKLERERMERERLERERIRIEQERRKEAERIAREREELRRQQQQLRYEQEKRNSLKRPRDVDHRRDDPYWSENKKLSLDTDARFGHGSDYSRQQNRFNDFDHRERGRFPESSAVQSSSFERRDRFVGQSEGKKARPTARREDPSFERYPKNFSDSRRNEPPPPRNELRESDRREVRGERDERRTVIIHDRPDITHPRHPREAGPNPSRPTSWKSEGSMSTDKRETRVERPERSGREVSGHSVRGAPPGNRSSASGYGSREGDRGVITDRGGGSQHYPEERHVVERHGRDTSGPRKEWHGPPSQGPSYHDTRRMGDGRAGAGMITQHSSNASPINRIVQISGNSMPRGSGSGFKPFKGGPPRRF from the exons gatggtgaggaagaagaaaatgagaaag ATATAGCAGGTTCTGGTGATGGTACACAAGAAGTATCTAAACCTCTTCCTTCAGAAGGGAGCCTAGCTGAGGCTGATCACACAGCTCATGAAGAGATGGAAGCTCATACGACTGTGAAAGAAGCTGAGGATGACAACATCTCGGTCACAATCCAGGCTGAAGATGCCATCACTCTGGATTTTGATGGTGATGACCTCCTAGAAACaggtaaaaatgtgaaaattacagATTCTGAAGCAAGTAAGCCAAAAGATGGGCAGGACGCCATTGCACAGAGCCCGGAGAAGGAAAGCAAGGATTATGAGATGAATGCGAACCATAAAGATGGTAAGAAGGAAGACTGCGTGAAGGGTGACCCTGTCGAGAAGGAAGCCAGAGAAAGTTCTAAGAAAGCAGAATCTGGAGACAAAGAAAAGGATACTTTGAAGAAAGGGCCCTCGTCTACTGGGGCCTCTGGTCAAGCAAAGAG CTCTTCAAAGGAATCTAAAGACAGCAAGACATCATCTAAAGATGACAAAG GAAGTACAAGTAGTACTAGTGGTAGCAGTGGAAGCTCAACTAAAAATATCTGGGTTAGTGGACTTTCATCTAATACCAAAGCTGCTGATTTGAAGAACCTCTTTGGCAAATATGGAAAG GTTCTGAGTGCAAAAGTAGTTACAAATGCTCGAAGTCCTGGGGCAAAATGCTACGGCATTGTAACTATGTCTTCAAGCACAGAGGTGTCCAGGTGTATTGCACATCTTCATCGCACTGAGCTGCATGGACAGCTGATTTCTGTTGAAAAA GTAAAAGGTGATCCCtctaagaaagaaatgaagaaagaaaatgatgaaaagagTAGTTCAAGAAGTTCTGGAGATAAAAAAAATACGAGTGATAGAAGTAGCAA GACACAAGCCTCtgtcaaaaaagaagagaaaagatcgtctgagaaatctgaaaaaaaagaaagcaaggataCTAAGAAAATAGAAGGTAAAGATGAGAAGAATGATAATGGAGCAAGTGGCCAAACATCAGAATCGattaaaaaaagtgaagaaaagaagCGAATAA gttCCAAGAGTCCAGGACATATGGTAATATTAGACCAAACTAAAGGAGATCATTGTAGACCATCAAGAAGAGGAAGATATGAGAAA attCATGGAAGAAGTAAGGAAAAGGAGAGAGCTAGTCTagataaaaaaagagataaagactACAGAAGGAAAGAGATCTTGCCTTTTGAAAAGATGAAGGAACAAAGGTTGAGAGAACATTTAGTTCGTTTTGAAAGGCTGCGACGAGCAATGGAACTTCGAAG ACGAAGAGAGATTGCAGAGAGAGAGCGTCGAGAGCGAGAACGCATTAGAATAATTCGTGAACGGGAAGAACGGGAACgcttacagagagagagagagcgcctAGAAATTGAAAGGCAAaaactagagagagagagaatggaacgCGAACGCTTGGAAAGGGAACGCATTCGTATTGAACAG GAACGTCGTAAGGAAGCTGAACGGATTGCTCGAGAAAGAGAGGAACTCAGAAGGCAACAACAGCAGCTTCGTTATGAACAAGAAAAAAGGAATTCCTTGAAACGCCCACGTGATGTAGATCATAG GCGAGATGATCCTTACTGGAGCGAGAATAAAAAGTTGTCTCTAGATACAGATGCACGATTTGGCCATGGATCCGACTACTCTCGCCAACAGAACAGATTTAATGACTTTGATCACCGAGAGCGGGGCAGGTTTCCTGAGAGTTCAGCAGTACAGTCTTCATCTTTTGAAAG GCGGGATCGCTTTGTTGGTCAAAGTGAGGGGAAAAAAGCACGACCTACTGCACGAAGGGAAGATCCAAGCTTCGAAAGATATCCCAAAAATTTCAGTGACTCCAGAAGAAATGAGCCTCCACCACCAAGAAATGAACTTAGAGAATCAGACAGGCGAGAAGTACGAGGGGAGCGAGACGAAAGGAGAACGGTGATTATTCATGACAGGCCTGATATCACTCATCCTAGACATCCTCGAGAGGCAGGGCCCAATCCTTCCAGACCCACCAGCTGGAAAAGTGAAGGAAGCATGTCCACTGACAAACGGGAAACAAG AGTTGAAAGGCCAGAACGATCTGGGAGAGAAGTATCAGGGCACAGTGTGAGAGGCGCTCCCCCTGGGAATCGTAGCAGCGCTTCGGGGTACGGGagcagagagggagacagaggagtCATCACAGACCGAGGAGGTGGATCACAG CACTATCCTGAGGAGCGACATGTGGTTGAACGCCATGGACGGGACACAAGCGGACCAAGGAAAGAGTGGCATGGTCCACCCTCTCAAGGGCCTAGCTATCATGATACGAGGCGAATGGGTGACGGCCGGGCAGGAGCAGGCATGATAACCCAGCATTCAAG TAACGCATCCCCAATTAATAGAATTGTACAAATCAGTGGCAATTCCATGCCAAGAGGAAGTGGCTCCGGATTTAAGCCATTTAAGGGTGGACCTCCGCGACGATTCTGA